In Brassica napus cultivar Da-Ae chromosome A3, Da-Ae, whole genome shotgun sequence, the sequence gccttgatggccgacacagtatcgccgcagtattgtgatcctccgatgatcatgttgactctgcgacgattgttatcattccccttgtcgtccggcctcctaccgcgtttatcctcgggctggtttcgttgaggggatttctcagcgggcggatttctgtccgtcttagGAGGGCGATCAGagtcgaggatgagatccttgacgctggttacttccgagagctctccagcgagtagctttgcggccagccttgctcccaagactttgcagttggtcgtagagtgtcctcgggactggtggaactcgcagaaggtgttttcgtcataccttTGGTTGCGGGTCCACGTATTGCCCGTGGTTCGGCTTTGgtccgaattgatcgcataaTTATGCGCCCCTTAGAGATCTTCTctctcgtgatggacatacttgtcgttgcgagagtttttctttttttctttcggATCTACGTccttcgaggatggtcttgccgcctTCGAGGATGGAACTGAGATCAGTAAGCAAGAGAGTGCAGGGATAACTAACCGCTCTTAATTGCTTCACAGACTCGTATAGAGCCTTTTTTGGCACACAAATCACGATGGCATAGTAGTCAATCGATACTTTTCCATCTTGTTTACAGTAAACTGGGCTTATTGTTGGTCCCTGCTCAATATAAAAGATCAATCAGTGAGAAATACAAACAGCTAAGGCTTCAGAACTTCCACCATTATGAAACATTAATACCTGCAATCCTGACAATGATGGTTGACTCAACACACGCTCAGCCACTTCTTGAGCACTATTTCCTCTCATGTTTGCAACAACCTGAAATGAAAATATTAGAGAAAATAAAGTGAAAGCAATGAAAACATCATCACAAGGCACAAAGTGCGTACAGTGAATTGGCCATCCGCCTTAAGATGGGCCTCCAATCTCTCGAGAATCTCGTGTACTGTGTTTAATGCTCCTTTTCTCTCGGTCAATGCTCTTCTGCTTGCTACAAGTGCCGCCTGAAAATTGTAATGAAAATGTTCAGGATATTATGGCTGCCAACATGCAGATTCAAAGGCTCCAAGTAAGAACTCCATATCACCTGGCTTTCCAGCACAACCCCTCCTTCAATCTCTTTTAAGTTGTTCTCTTTGAGTGTTGTCCCACTACTCACAAGGTCCAAAATGCAATCAGCTATCCCCATCTAGTTAACATGCAAATATGTGTCAACAAATACTTCACAAAAGTCATTTGTCCCAAGCTAGAAAAAATCTTTCATGTCATGCTAACGAGATTATCCTCCAGCACAACACATCGGCTTAACACCCTTTTTTTCTCCAGAGTTTAATTGCAAATGTGAATTTACTCTGTTTATGGTCAAGAGTTTCGTTTGACAGACAAAACAGCAAAATCCAGAAAACTCTTTCAACTATACGAACTTTAACCTCAGACAAGAGAAATAATCTCTAAAAAAGCGACAAAGAATAAAGAAAGGAACCGTGTATCGATTAATACATACTACACAATATGTAATCATGGATAGGCAGCAaactatattttcatttaaaatgtgACGTCTTTTCAATCCATATAGACGAATCTTTATTAGCCTAGTGTTGAAGAAAGACTACATGTTTTTGATGTAAAATAGTATAATCTCACCGCCGGAGCTGCCTCCAGGGCTCCATCTGCAGTTGAAAACGTTACATGCTTTATGCCGTTTTCTTCCATAAATTTGGGACCGAGCTGCAAAAATCAGATCAATcattcacatatattatattgcAGCTAACTACATCCTGAGAGAAAACTAATGTCAACTGCGCACCAAAAGGAGAATCTGTAACTCATCATACATAAGTGAAGCCAGTAGCAACACGCAATGGTCTCTCCTCACTCCATTGTGGCATCTCTGCTAACTCCTTGAGAGAATTTATGTTCTCATAAATCCCGTAGTTGGGAATCTGAGATCATTTGACATGCAATAAGAAAACCATCCACAGTATAGatatgagaaaaaatcaaaccaCAATAGATTACCACCTACCGCGATGGACAGATGACAGTCTCCAAAGTTGAGAGCTTCATGGACAATGATAAGATCTTCATTTTCCTACAAGGAAAAACAATTCAAACAATGCAAATGAGGCACAATTTAGAGTATCATAGTGAAAAAACTTACAGCCCAACTCAACAATAGTGTCGAAGAATACCATAATAAGAGAATTAAAAGTCAACTGGTTATtcttatttgtttatatatatatatatatatatatatatatatatatatatataaatattttaatacctCCACAACgagtataataataataataaccaaCCACTACCACCACTAAGTATATCCTATCCAAGAAAAAACAATTAAGGTGATGACTTACCTGACCATATTCACGAAGTGTGTCAAGACCAACGATACCTAGATCCAGATCTCCTGAGAGTAACTTCCGGACAATATCTTTTGGACGTTGAAACCAGACTTCAGTGTTTGGTAACTGCAAGATTACCAATAATAAGACATGGATACAAAAAACACATcggccctgttcgtttgctcacccaggtgatccatctgggtgaagatgcaaattgatgttcgttttgtgcattataatgctTCATCCAGATGGATTACCCAGCTAAacttttaaaaactcatctaaaATTCTCACCCAAGTGAAGAtgagtcttgatggtgcatctgcatcagatgcatctagttcagtccaaaatgataaatgacaaaattgacattttaaaatcaaaatattattttcaaaccgtaaattctattttttttgcatctacATTTTTccgctataaccaaaaaatgcattttctcgctAAAACTGAAAAGCACtctttcccgctaaaaccgcaaggtgcg encodes:
- the LOC125607290 gene encoding ATP phosphoribosyltransferase 1, chloroplastic-like → MSIFLPANLQQCPSPSLSQSTPLFSPSHSTAFSFVGTRLRSLRLVTSCVTSVQSSVANGSAPAPVVMEREQIRLGLPSKGRMAADSTDLLKDCQLFVKQVNPRQYIAQIPQLPNTEVWFQRPKDIVRKLLSGDLDLGIVGLDTLREYGQENEDLIIVHEALNFGDCHLSIAIPNYGIYENINSLKELAEMPQWSEERPLRVATGFTYLGPKFMEENGIKHVTFSTADGALEAAPAMGIADCILDLVSSGTTLKENNLKEIEGGVVLESQAALVASRRALTERKGALNTVHEILERLEAHLKADGQFTVVANMRGNSAQEVAERVLSQPSLSGLQGPTISPVYCKQDGKVSIDYYAIVICVPKKALYESVKQLRAVSYPCTLLLTDLSSILEGGKTILEGRRSERKKEKLSQRQVCPSRERRSLRGA